A window of the Microbulbifer aggregans genome harbors these coding sequences:
- a CDS encoding LapD/MoxY N-terminal periplasmic domain-containing protein codes for MDRPNTPPGLRTLHSLPLALVLVLALGGGLWLSMATTRDYLQTELQGTARDSANTLALALRPYVIEDDTLSLETTITALVQGGHYRAISVRALDNTILTERHSPTLQTPVPAWFTEWIDLKPPAAAATIDQGWQALAFVEAQIHTAPAQQQLWRLAKGYAGLFVASMALALLTAWRRSNQQPQTKPAATTALPPMGNRREFEEQLCKRERWGARSGEEYWLLVDTDGGSGPSWNQNSNSLAGSALPELLRAHLESWSPGVQLYHLGGQEYAIYMPHSYRTAACGLAGWLCAAIGAIQPESSAGDPVPPRAEGRGLRVMVMPLSGSITRRAALERLKWAFAQMRLLGPFQWCVYGECIGKPNPPVLEIQVQRPAGKPATPAKATGSMQASRNGRLQEHKAQNRLQPEPTA; via the coding sequence ATGGACCGACCGAACACCCCACCTGGCCTTCGCACCCTACACTCCCTGCCATTGGCGCTGGTTCTGGTCCTGGCTCTGGGCGGAGGCCTGTGGCTCTCGATGGCGACTACGCGCGACTACCTGCAGACGGAGTTGCAGGGCACTGCGCGGGATAGCGCCAACACCCTGGCACTGGCCCTGCGTCCCTATGTAATAGAGGACGATACCCTGAGCCTGGAGACCACCATCACTGCCCTGGTGCAGGGCGGGCACTACCGGGCGATCTCTGTCCGCGCATTGGACAATACCATCCTGACGGAACGGCACAGCCCCACACTGCAAACACCGGTGCCCGCCTGGTTCACTGAGTGGATAGACCTCAAGCCACCGGCCGCGGCTGCGACCATCGATCAGGGCTGGCAAGCCCTTGCCTTTGTGGAGGCACAGATCCACACCGCACCCGCCCAGCAACAGTTATGGCGGTTGGCCAAGGGTTACGCAGGGCTTTTTGTGGCTAGCATGGCCCTGGCGCTGCTCACGGCGTGGAGACGCAGCAACCAGCAACCCCAAACAAAACCCGCCGCAACAACCGCGCTGCCACCAATGGGCAACCGGAGGGAATTTGAAGAGCAGCTGTGCAAGCGGGAACGCTGGGGCGCACGGAGCGGTGAAGAGTACTGGCTGCTGGTGGATACCGATGGCGGTAGCGGCCCAAGCTGGAATCAAAACTCTAACTCTCTAGCCGGCAGCGCCCTGCCGGAACTGCTGCGCGCGCACCTGGAAAGCTGGTCCCCCGGGGTGCAGCTCTATCACCTGGGGGGGCAGGAGTACGCCATTTATATGCCGCACAGCTACCGCACCGCCGCCTGCGGGCTGGCCGGCTGGCTGTGCGCGGCGATTGGGGCCATCCAGCCCGAGTCCAGCGCTGGCGACCCCGTGCCACCCCGTGCCGAGGGCCGGGGGCTGCGCGTGATGGTGATGCCGCTTTCAGGATCGATCACCCGGCGGGCGGCCCTGGAACGTCTCAAGTGGGCTTTTGCACAAATGCGGCTGCTGGGCCCGTTCCAGTGGTGTGTTTACGGGGAGTGTATCGGTAAACCGAACCCACCGGTGCTGGAGATTCAAGTGCAGCGGCCCGCAGGGAAGCCAGCAACACCCGCTAAAGCGACTGGTAGTATGCAAGCCTCCAGAAACGGCCGTTTGCAGGAGCACAAAGCGCAAAACAGGCTGCAACCTGAACCCACTGCATAA
- a CDS encoding transglutaminase-like cysteine peptidase — MATFTLGLLFAAEAMPANTPLIPPGLVGQMEARFGSGAGRHLQHWDRFIRVQTGGSAQQRLKRVNRYLNRVPFVEDTAHWGVEDYWATPVEFVASQGGDCEDFVIAKLFTLQAVEIPPAQLRLMYVNALERNQAHMVLLYTPAPGVVPLVLDNLTNTVAPADQRKDLEPVYSFNSAGIWLQPLSAQPQQVRDYSGSLMWEDLRRRLRSEGLDIY; from the coding sequence TTGGCCACGTTCACCCTGGGGTTGTTATTTGCCGCTGAGGCGATGCCTGCGAATACGCCGTTGATACCGCCGGGGCTGGTGGGCCAAATGGAGGCCCGCTTCGGCTCAGGCGCAGGTAGGCATTTACAGCATTGGGATCGGTTTATACGCGTGCAGACCGGCGGCAGTGCGCAACAGCGCCTGAAGCGGGTCAACCGCTACCTGAACAGGGTGCCATTTGTGGAAGACACTGCCCACTGGGGGGTGGAGGATTACTGGGCTACGCCGGTAGAGTTTGTCGCCTCCCAGGGAGGGGACTGTGAAGACTTTGTCATTGCCAAGCTGTTCACTTTACAGGCAGTAGAGATACCGCCCGCGCAACTGCGCCTGATGTATGTAAATGCCCTGGAGCGTAACCAGGCCCACATGGTGCTGCTGTATACGCCCGCCCCCGGCGTGGTGCCGCTGGTACTGGATAACCTGACCAACACGGTAGCGCCCGCTGACCAGCGCAAAGATCTGGAACCGGTCTATAGTTTCAATTCCGCCGGAATTTGGCTGCAACCCTTGTCCGCCCAGCCCCAGCAAGTGCGGGATTACAGTGGTTCACTCATGTGGGAGGACCTACGCCGGCGGCTACGGTCTGAGGGGCTGGACATTTATTAG
- the galU gene encoding UTP--glucose-1-phosphate uridylyltransferase GalU, translated as MNKVKKAVIPVAGLGTRMLPATKAIPKEMLPIVDKPLIQYVVNEAVAAGIKEIVLVTHASKNAIENHFDTSFELEAQLENRLKRQLLEEVRSIVPKDVTVISVRQAEAKGLGHAISCARPVVGDNPFAVLLPDVLIDQYAADLSTSNLADMVRNFEVTKASQIMVEAVEWDQVSKYGVVDCLGADLQAGGNAKIDGMVEKPEVDAAPSNMAVVGRYVLPAEIWGLLETTRPGTGGEIQLTDAIDELLKQQVVEAYRIVGHSHDCGNKLGYMKAQFEYGLHHKEIGRSLKAFLHTEKTKASEES; from the coding sequence ATGAACAAAGTAAAAAAAGCGGTAATCCCCGTTGCAGGCCTGGGCACCCGTATGCTGCCCGCCACCAAGGCCATCCCCAAAGAGATGCTGCCGATCGTGGACAAGCCGCTGATCCAGTATGTGGTGAACGAAGCGGTAGCCGCTGGCATCAAGGAAATCGTCCTAGTTACCCACGCCAGCAAGAACGCCATCGAAAACCACTTCGACACCTCCTTCGAACTGGAAGCCCAGCTGGAAAACCGGCTCAAGCGGCAGCTCCTGGAAGAGGTGCGGTCCATCGTGCCGAAAGACGTAACGGTGATTTCCGTGCGTCAGGCAGAGGCCAAGGGCCTGGGCCACGCCATCAGCTGTGCTCGCCCGGTTGTAGGGGATAACCCCTTCGCTGTTCTGCTGCCAGATGTCCTAATCGACCAATACGCCGCAGACCTGAGCACCAGTAATTTGGCCGATATGGTCCGCAACTTTGAGGTAACAAAGGCCAGCCAGATCATGGTTGAAGCCGTGGAGTGGGATCAGGTCAGCAAATACGGTGTGGTGGATTGCCTGGGTGCAGACCTGCAGGCAGGCGGTAATGCCAAGATTGACGGCATGGTAGAAAAGCCCGAAGTAGACGCAGCTCCCTCAAATATGGCAGTGGTAGGGCGTTACGTGCTTCCAGCAGAAATCTGGGGTCTGCTAGAAACTACTCGGCCCGGAACCGGTGGCGAAATCCAGCTCACTGATGCTATCGACGAACTCCTCAAGCAGCAGGTCGTTGAAGCGTACCGCATCGTCGGCCACAGCCACGACTGTGGCAATAAGCTCGGCTATATGAAAGCCCAGTTTGAATACGGCTTGCACCACAAGGAAATAGGCCGCAGCCTGAAAGCTTTCCTGCATACAGAGAAAACAAAGGCCAGCGAAGAGAGTTAA
- the rfbC gene encoding dTDP-4-dehydrorhamnose 3,5-epimerase, translated as MNVIKTKLPGVVIIEPKVFGDHRGFFLESFQKDRYRDEAGIDLEFVQDNHSRSSYGVLRGLHFQKTRPQGKLVRVVSGEVLDVALDINPDSSTFGQYEAVVLSADNHRQFWVPPGYAHGFVVLSEFADFEYKCTEYYDPSDEGGIIWNDPDVGIDWEVDSPKLSDKDLKLPTIAEYAAQLKG; from the coding sequence ATGAATGTAATAAAGACAAAGCTACCGGGCGTGGTGATCATCGAGCCAAAAGTGTTCGGCGATCACCGAGGCTTCTTCTTGGAAAGTTTCCAGAAGGATCGGTATCGGGATGAGGCTGGTATCGATCTTGAATTCGTTCAAGACAACCATTCCCGCTCATCCTACGGCGTCCTGAGAGGCCTACATTTTCAGAAGACAAGGCCTCAAGGCAAGCTGGTCCGTGTGGTTTCCGGTGAGGTTCTGGATGTGGCTCTGGATATCAATCCAGATTCTTCCACTTTTGGCCAGTATGAGGCCGTCGTACTCTCAGCAGACAATCATCGTCAGTTCTGGGTTCCGCCCGGCTATGCCCATGGATTTGTGGTCCTCTCTGAGTTTGCTGATTTCGAATACAAGTGCACGGAGTATTACGACCCTTCTGATGAAGGCGGAATCATTTGGAATGACCCGGACGTGGGGATTGATTGGGAAGTCGACTCCCCCAAGCTCTCAGACAAGGATCTGAAGCTGCCAACAATTGCTGAATACGCAGCGCAGCTTAAAGGGTAG